The following nucleotide sequence is from Campylobacter coli 76339.
AACACAAAGAGTTAAGAAAACAGATCATAAAAACAAAAAACATAAAGTTACAAACCGAACAGAAATAACTATAAAATAGAGGTAAGATATGTTTCGTTACTCGATAATTCTTTCAATTTTTGTTGTAGCGCTTTTTGGTATAAATTTAAAGTCTTTTTTTACTTATACTTTTGACGCAAATAAACAATACGATATGACTCAGGCTAAAGATTTATATTTTAAAAACAAATGTAATGTTTGCCATGGGGACAATGCTGAAAAAAGTATCACAGGCTCTAAAGTTTTAAAGGATATGTCTCCTGAAGATATTAAAGCAGCTTTAGTAGGTTATACTCTTGATGGTAGCACTTCTGCAAATGCATCGCAGATGGCTTTTTACGCTAGAAATTTAAGTCATGATGATATGGATAATATTATCGCGTATATTAAGGGTGGAAATTTTGCTGTTGATTTACAAGTAAAAGATCTATTAGAAGAAGAGCCACCACAAAAAACAAAACATAATACTTTTTTAAAATAGAATATTGAGTTTAATTTTAATGAAAGGATGGATAAATGAAAAAAGTTACTTTAGTTTTTAGTGCCTTAGCTTTGGCAAATTGTTTGTATGCAAAAACAATCAATTTAGGAGTAGTACTACCCTTAACAGGACCAGTAGCTGCTTATGGGCAAGATGTTTTCAATGGTATAGAGCTTGCTAATAAACTAAATGCTAAGTTGGACAATGGCGATGAAGTAAAATTAATCGTTATTGATACCAAGGGTGATAAGCTTGAAACTACAAGTGCAGTTAACCGTCTTATAGCGCAAGATAATGTTTTGGGAATTATAGGAGAAGCT
It contains:
- a CDS encoding Putative cytochrome C, which translates into the protein MFRYSIILSIFVVALFGINLKSFFTYTFDANKQYDMTQAKDLYFKNKCNVCHGDNAEKSITGSKVLKDMSPEDIKAALVGYTLDGSTSANASQMAFYARNLSHDDMDNIIAYIKGGNFAVDLQVKDLLEEEPPQKTKHNTFLK